Proteins co-encoded in one Halobacteriovoraceae bacterium genomic window:
- a CDS encoding TauD/TfdA family dioxygenase produces the protein MEHTNKEFFKKIEIDQSVRLELRETLNINKWTPAALNFLENVKRELKDNRAVLLNLENENHDFFSYKELHQLNPLIGSYFGKLLEQNENGDQVIMVYDRDRNSSMWNGARYHQTREGGSIHTDNVNVPEKWDYLYLSCISPALVGGESILVDGIRVHNELQKNYPKALKVLENNFIWEMRGVADKLYEAPIITYDNGIPAYRHLRPYMESAHQKANTPLTNEQSYAIDVLDAITNSSEYQAHFNLKKGDILIAKDSQVLHGRACFSDDLEAISFEDYLLGKGKVLKRTMERLWIQIN, from the coding sequence ATGGAACATACCAATAAAGAATTTTTTAAAAAAATTGAAATTGATCAATCTGTTCGCTTAGAGTTAAGAGAAACGCTCAATATAAATAAGTGGACTCCCGCAGCATTAAACTTTTTAGAAAATGTTAAAAGGGAACTGAAAGACAATAGAGCAGTGCTTTTGAATCTGGAAAATGAAAATCATGACTTTTTTAGCTACAAAGAACTTCACCAGTTGAATCCGTTAATCGGCAGTTATTTTGGTAAATTACTTGAACAAAACGAAAATGGTGATCAAGTTATTATGGTTTACGATAGGGATAGAAATTCTTCTATGTGGAATGGTGCTAGATATCATCAAACAAGAGAAGGTGGAAGCATACACACTGACAATGTAAACGTTCCTGAAAAATGGGATTACCTCTACCTATCATGTATTTCACCTGCTCTCGTTGGTGGAGAGAGTATTCTTGTCGATGGAATCAGAGTACATAATGAATTGCAAAAAAATTATCCAAAAGCATTGAAAGTTCTCGAGAACAACTTTATTTGGGAAATGCGTGGAGTCGCTGACAAACTCTACGAAGCACCAATAATTACCTATGACAATGGAATACCGGCCTATAGGCACTTAAGACCTTATATGGAGTCGGCGCACCAAAAAGCAAATACACCATTAACAAATGAACAGTCATATGCAATTGATGTTCTTGACGCTATAACTAATAGTAGTGAGTATCAAGCACATTTTAATCTTAAAAAAGGTGATATTTTAATTGCAAAAGATTCCCAAGTCCTTCATGGTAGAGCATGCTTTTCTGATGACTTGGAGGCCATTTCATTTGAAGATTATCTCCTTGGAAAAGGAAAAGTATTAAAAAGAACAATGGAACGTTTATGGATACAAATCAACTGA
- a CDS encoding phosphocholine cytidylyltransferase family protein, with amino-acid sequence MDTNQLNQDYTAIVLAAGYGSRIKEMVDIPKCLIELNGKTLLERNFEIWKNLNIKKVTLVLGHKKEMIEDLVEKYTEHFEFNLCVNEDYYNKGNTYSLMLGLKDVTGPSLIFDADLVYDQNILEEFISDDHNDQILVGPSDLSDIECAKTLTDEKGYVRKTVDKRAVSQEELEKFSFVGEAIGILKFSTDQTLKLYQEAKNFLSIDKNLILNWEHLLNDYLTHNLVGYHMLKSGRWIEIDTPEDYENAKRIFQ; translated from the coding sequence ATGGATACAAATCAACTGAATCAAGATTATACTGCAATCGTTCTCGCTGCAGGTTATGGATCAAGAATTAAGGAAATGGTTGATATTCCAAAGTGCTTAATCGAATTAAATGGAAAAACACTTCTTGAGCGAAATTTTGAAATTTGGAAAAACCTCAATATAAAAAAAGTAACACTTGTATTAGGTCACAAAAAAGAAATGATCGAAGATTTAGTTGAAAAATATACTGAACATTTTGAATTTAATTTGTGTGTCAACGAAGACTACTACAACAAAGGCAACACATACTCTCTTATGCTTGGCCTTAAAGATGTAACTGGCCCAAGCCTAATCTTTGATGCAGACCTCGTTTATGATCAAAATATTTTGGAAGAATTTATTTCGGATGATCACAATGACCAAATTCTTGTTGGACCTTCTGATTTGTCAGATATTGAGTGCGCTAAAACATTAACTGATGAGAAAGGTTATGTACGTAAAACTGTTGATAAAAGAGCTGTCTCACAAGAAGAGCTTGAAAAATTTTCTTTTGTCGGAGAGGCCATTGGAATTCTCAAATTTTCAACAGATCAAACATTGAAACTCTACCAAGAAGCTAAGAATTTTTTATCTATTGATAAAAACCTAATTTTAAATTGGGAACATCTGTTAAATGATTACTTAACTCATAATCTCGTTGGTTATCATATGTTAAAATCTGGACGCTGGATCGAAATAGATACTCCAGAAGACTATGAAAATGCTAAGAGAATTTTTCAATAA
- the aepX gene encoding phosphoenolpyruvate mutase, which produces MKKTTQLKNLIQRKKISFLMEAHSGLSAKIVEEAGFEGIWGSGLSISAAQGVRDNNELSWTQVLDVVEYMSDVTSIPILLDGDTGHGNFNNMRRFVKKLEQRGIAGVCIEDKIFPKTNSFLRGEKQPLANIDEFCGKIKAGLDVRTDDDFSIVARVEAFIAGWGLEEALKRANAYYEAGATAILMHSKLSKPDEIFSFMKEWGDRCPVVIVPTKFYSTPTEQFAEHSISTVIWANHLLRSSITAMQKTAQQIFNDQSLINVEDKVASVQEIFRLQNDQELENAEKVYLSNTNSKKAIILAASRGKELGNLTLDKPKTLIKINGETILHQLVNKYQNHGVDEAVVIRGYKKEIFPDIKCTTYIDNDEYEETGELTSLFKAKDYISGDIIISYGDIAFRNYILNELNEVPYDIAIVVDGNISRRSKEYLGDYVYCTNSFTKSYNRENSMLIECNLNSIKNLKTAPQGEWIGLIKANTHGSKVIKETLEKMNKNPDFKTKKMGDLFNHMISKDIQIGICYIDGHWLDVDNIEDIEQMQVF; this is translated from the coding sequence ATGAAAAAGACAACACAACTAAAAAATTTGATACAGAGAAAAAAGATTTCATTTTTGATGGAGGCCCACAGTGGCCTTTCTGCAAAAATAGTTGAAGAGGCCGGTTTTGAAGGAATATGGGGCAGTGGATTGTCTATTAGTGCTGCACAAGGAGTTCGAGATAATAACGAACTTTCTTGGACCCAAGTTTTAGATGTCGTTGAGTATATGAGTGATGTTACAAGTATTCCTATATTACTTGATGGCGATACGGGACATGGAAATTTCAATAATATGAGACGCTTCGTCAAAAAACTTGAACAAAGAGGAATTGCTGGCGTTTGTATAGAAGACAAGATTTTTCCAAAAACAAACAGCTTTTTAAGAGGTGAAAAACAACCTCTGGCCAATATTGACGAGTTTTGTGGAAAAATTAAGGCCGGTTTGGATGTTAGAACTGATGATGATTTTTCTATTGTTGCCAGAGTTGAGGCCTTTATTGCAGGTTGGGGGCTTGAAGAGGCATTAAAAAGGGCCAATGCCTATTATGAAGCAGGAGCAACAGCTATTTTAATGCATAGTAAATTAAGTAAACCAGACGAAATTTTTAGTTTTATGAAAGAGTGGGGAGATAGATGTCCTGTAGTTATAGTACCCACAAAGTTTTACTCAACTCCTACTGAACAGTTTGCTGAACATTCTATTTCTACAGTTATATGGGCCAACCATTTACTCAGATCTTCGATTACGGCCATGCAAAAGACTGCTCAGCAAATATTCAACGATCAATCTCTTATTAATGTTGAGGACAAGGTTGCTTCTGTTCAAGAAATCTTTAGACTTCAAAATGACCAGGAATTAGAAAATGCTGAAAAAGTTTATTTATCCAATACAAATTCCAAAAAGGCCATCATACTTGCTGCTAGCCGTGGAAAGGAATTAGGAAACTTGACACTAGATAAGCCTAAAACACTTATAAAAATCAACGGAGAAACGATATTACATCAACTCGTAAATAAATATCAAAATCATGGTGTCGATGAGGCCGTAGTCATTCGAGGTTATAAAAAAGAAATTTTTCCAGATATTAAGTGTACAACCTACATTGACAATGATGAGTATGAAGAAACTGGTGAGTTGACTTCCCTTTTCAAAGCAAAAGATTATATTTCAGGAGACATCATCATTAGCTATGGTGATATAGCATTTAGAAATTATATTCTTAATGAACTCAATGAAGTCCCTTATGACATTGCCATCGTAGTAGATGGAAATATTTCAAGAAGATCAAAAGAATATTTAGGAGATTATGTCTATTGTACAAATAGTTTCACTAAATCTTATAATCGAGAAAACTCAATGCTTATTGAGTGCAATCTCAATTCGATTAAAAATTTGAAAACAGCGCCACAAGGCGAATGGATAGGTCTCATCAAAGCAAATACCCACGGCTCTAAGGTAATCAAAGAGACTTTAGAGAAGATGAATAAAAATCCTGATTTTAAAACTAAAAAAATGGGCGATCTGTTTAATCATATGATTAGTAAAGATATACAGATCGGAATATGTTACATAGATGGACACTGGCTTGATGTAGATAATATTGAAGATATTGAACAAATGCAGGTTTTTTAA
- the aepY gene encoding phosphonopyruvate decarboxylase — MILASDFLRECKKREITLFTGTPCSYLKPFINSVIDDSELDFVEVTNEGDAVAIAAGAYLGNRKSIIMFQNSGLGNAVNPLTSLAYTMKVPFIGIVTLRGEPDGPSDEPQHDLMGQITTKLLEEMDIPWSYFPTEENAISRYLDEAESFCEKINRPYFFVMKKDSVKSYELKSSESSEVLINRQVNIKSTCTSTKSFTRSQALECIIKHTKNQFPVIATTGKTGRELYELSNLENHLYMVGSMGCALPIGLGIALSNWKEKIIVIDGDGALLMRLGNMALAGQLNLSNIIHILLDNGVHDSTGGQKTYSELIDFCKIAQGCGYENIKEVDQIEDFDSNLAESIQLSKLTFIRFHIKKGSPKDLGRPTERPFEIYQRLKNFLSHQK, encoded by the coding sequence ATGATTTTAGCTTCAGATTTTTTAAGAGAATGTAAAAAAAGAGAGATCACCCTTTTCACAGGAACTCCTTGTTCCTATTTAAAACCTTTTATCAATTCAGTCATTGATGATTCTGAATTAGATTTTGTAGAGGTCACGAATGAAGGCGATGCTGTTGCTATCGCTGCTGGAGCATATTTAGGAAATAGAAAATCTATAATCATGTTTCAAAATTCTGGACTTGGTAATGCTGTCAACCCTCTTACATCTCTGGCATATACAATGAAGGTTCCATTCATTGGGATCGTCACCTTAAGAGGTGAGCCTGATGGCCCATCTGATGAGCCACAACATGATTTAATGGGACAAATCACAACAAAGCTATTAGAAGAAATGGATATTCCTTGGTCCTATTTTCCAACAGAAGAAAATGCGATTTCAAGATACCTTGATGAAGCAGAAAGTTTCTGTGAAAAAATAAATCGTCCCTACTTTTTTGTTATGAAAAAAGATAGTGTAAAAAGCTACGAACTCAAATCTTCTGAATCAAGTGAAGTTCTTATTAATAGACAAGTAAATATTAAATCAACTTGTACTTCAACGAAAAGTTTTACAAGGTCTCAGGCATTAGAGTGCATTATAAAACATACCAAGAATCAATTTCCAGTGATTGCAACTACAGGAAAAACTGGACGTGAGTTATATGAGCTATCTAATTTAGAAAATCACCTCTACATGGTTGGTTCCATGGGTTGTGCTCTACCAATTGGACTTGGAATTGCTCTTAGTAATTGGAAAGAAAAAATCATTGTGATTGATGGTGATGGCGCCTTACTGATGAGACTTGGCAATATGGCACTTGCTGGCCAATTAAATCTTTCAAATATTATTCATATACTCCTTGATAATGGAGTCCATGATTCTACAGGTGGTCAAAAAACATATTCTGAATTAATAGATTTTTGTAAAATTGCCCAGGGCTGTGGTTATGAAAACATAAAAGAAGTTGACCAAATTGAAGATTTTGATTCTAATTTGGCCGAATCAATTCAATTATCTAAACTAACTTTTATACGTTTTCACATTAAAAAAGGTTCTCCTAAAGACCTCGGAAGGCCAACTGAAAGGCCCTTCGAAATCTATCAGAGATTAAAAAATTTTTTGAGTCACCAAAAATGA
- a CDS encoding 2-aminoethylphosphonate--pyruvate transaminase produces MKQTINKSIKRNILLNPGPATTSEYVKSSLVVADICPREKEFGDLALEIKKQILNIYDMQNFECVLLSSSGTGAIESALSTCVDKDQSVLILSNGAYGKRMGSICQRLEIKHEILAFAHDEVIDPKIYQDFLNKNAKNFRTVAFVHHETTSGLLNPLEEITSISKEYGLKVLVDTMSSFAGINIDIKKIPADYYVFSSNKCLHAMPGVGIVIIQKNELDVIKGHKKRSFYFDLHENFISQSSKGQFLFTPPVQILYSLNYALKEFESLGGVKARALQYGDLYNTLIEGMIELGFKYLGDKKNHSKVLTSFYEPNHKNYVFEEMHDYLYKNNFTIYPGKIENQQTFRLSTIGDLNQNDIVEFLKTLNSYLKDKAIAL; encoded by the coding sequence ATGAAACAAACAATCAATAAAAGTATTAAAAGAAATATTTTACTCAATCCAGGGCCTGCAACCACAAGCGAATATGTGAAGAGTTCCTTGGTTGTTGCAGATATTTGTCCACGGGAAAAAGAATTTGGAGATCTCGCACTTGAAATAAAAAAACAAATTTTAAACATATATGATATGCAAAATTTTGAATGTGTACTCCTATCTTCTTCCGGAACAGGGGCCATTGAAAGTGCTCTGAGTACTTGTGTTGATAAAGATCAGTCCGTGCTCATCTTAAGCAATGGTGCCTATGGAAAGAGAATGGGCAGTATATGTCAACGTTTAGAAATAAAACATGAAATATTGGCATTTGCTCATGACGAGGTTATTGATCCGAAAATCTACCAAGACTTTTTGAACAAAAACGCCAAAAACTTTAGAACGGTTGCTTTTGTCCATCACGAAACAACATCTGGGTTATTGAATCCTCTAGAAGAAATCACATCGATTTCTAAAGAGTATGGTTTGAAAGTTTTAGTTGATACAATGTCTTCTTTTGCTGGAATCAATATCGATATAAAAAAAATACCTGCTGATTATTATGTTTTTTCATCTAACAAATGTTTGCATGCTATGCCTGGAGTTGGAATTGTAATCATTCAAAAGAATGAACTAGATGTAATCAAAGGCCATAAAAAAAGAAGTTTCTATTTCGATTTACATGAAAATTTCATTTCTCAGAGCTCTAAAGGCCAGTTTTTATTTACTCCACCTGTACAAATTCTCTACTCCTTAAATTATGCATTAAAAGAATTTGAATCTTTAGGAGGAGTTAAGGCGAGGGCATTACAGTATGGAGACTTATATAATACTCTCATCGAAGGCATGATTGAACTTGGTTTTAAATATTTAGGTGATAAAAAAAATCATTCCAAAGTGTTAACTTCATTTTACGAACCTAATCATAAAAATTATGTTTTTGAAGAAATGCATGATTATTTATATAAAAATAATTTCACTATATATCCTGGAAAAATTGAAAATCAACAGACTTTTAGACTCTCTACTATTGGAGATCTAAATCAAAACGATATCGTCGAGTTTTTAAAAACATTAAACTCTTACCTTAAGGATAAAGCTATCGCTCTATAA
- a CDS encoding CDP-alcohol phosphatidyltransferase family protein encodes MSLKKNKNYQYKKDDQSILDPIIRKYLTSHILKIIPLWVPANFITLFSASCIFTGLILLQLNVIPHHLLIIAEIVCILTYIIGDLIDGEQSRRTNTSSSLGEFLDHYCDIIVTACVPYIMFRLLGYENYTFEILIYSSFYSFIAAQFIEHYMGGVFVGEKLGSLEGLFLTIGLIILGNIPITKSILNKELIFSLSGLDIIFLSIALSTYFETIKRIFKYKFFKHLNISLYFALLLIATYLLLHVNSTLYSMLFLSMFGTLFVGKVLLAKVSKDKLPYPDFVSLLILCTAFVNNGYKFKTIAIAYLVAMTLKLTYLSINNFFDGADLGRKKFI; translated from the coding sequence GTGAGTTTAAAAAAAAATAAAAATTATCAATATAAAAAAGACGATCAGTCGATTCTTGATCCGATTATTAGAAAATATCTCACTTCACATATACTAAAGATTATTCCTTTGTGGGTTCCCGCAAATTTTATCACACTTTTTTCCGCATCATGCATTTTTACTGGACTTATTTTACTTCAATTAAATGTAATACCACATCATCTTCTCATTATCGCTGAAATTGTTTGTATTCTAACTTATATAATCGGCGACTTAATTGACGGTGAACAATCAAGAAGAACAAATACCTCTTCTTCTCTAGGGGAATTTCTAGATCATTATTGTGATATCATTGTGACTGCATGCGTTCCATATATCATGTTCAGACTACTAGGATATGAAAACTATACATTTGAAATTTTAATTTATTCTTCTTTTTATTCTTTTATTGCTGCACAGTTCATAGAACATTATATGGGTGGTGTTTTCGTTGGAGAGAAACTTGGGAGTCTTGAAGGGCTATTTCTCACAATTGGGCTTATCATTTTAGGAAATATTCCTATAACAAAGTCTATATTAAACAAAGAGCTTATATTTTCATTATCAGGGCTAGATATCATTTTCTTAAGTATTGCACTTTCAACATATTTCGAAACGATTAAACGTATTTTCAAATACAAATTTTTTAAACATTTAAATATTTCTCTCTACTTTGCTTTACTTTTGATTGCGACATATCTTCTGCTACATGTAAATTCTACCTTATACTCTATGTTATTCTTATCGATGTTTGGAACCCTATTTGTGGGAAAGGTTCTCTTAGCAAAAGTTTCTAAAGACAAACTTCCCTACCCTGATTTTGTCTCTTTGCTAATACTTTGCACTGCTTTTGTAAATAATGGATACAAATTCAAAACTATTGCAATAGCGTACTTAGTGGCCATGACCTTGAAACTTACCTATTTAAGTATAAACAATTTTTTTGATGGAGCAGATCTTGGGAGAAAAAAATTCATTTAA
- a CDS encoding ABC transporter substrate-binding protein: MGEKNSFKSKLMSVVLIFFMFTTFPLFCSENAEIQLVDKIFTLAKSSDFAKNKTSQEFVTSQFDFATMSKNILGAEFTKQNQKEIEWFNDHIKQIITKTIYPKATDFLKNVNVEHELISKKDKTFSVLTIVKKRGEESEVLSSFSNSSNAWKIIDISIDDESWTSNIKEQVKKKIDKEKWIGLKKSLTKRLEELNSEKK; the protein is encoded by the coding sequence TTGGGAGAAAAAAATTCATTTAAAAGTAAACTTATGAGTGTTGTACTTATATTTTTTATGTTTACTACTTTTCCACTTTTCTGTTCCGAAAATGCTGAGATTCAATTGGTCGACAAGATTTTCACTCTTGCAAAGTCTTCTGACTTTGCAAAAAACAAAACTTCACAAGAATTCGTAACATCTCAGTTTGATTTCGCAACTATGTCTAAAAATATATTAGGAGCTGAATTTACTAAACAAAATCAAAAAGAAATTGAGTGGTTTAACGATCATATAAAACAAATCATTACAAAAACAATTTACCCAAAAGCTACTGATTTTTTAAAAAATGTGAATGTTGAACACGAGCTTATTTCTAAAAAAGATAAGACATTTTCAGTTCTCACAATTGTGAAAAAAAGAGGTGAAGAATCTGAGGTGTTAAGTTCTTTTTCTAATAGTTCAAACGCCTGGAAAATTATAGATATTTCAATTGATGACGAGAGCTGGACTAGTAATATAAAAGAACAAGTTAAAAAGAAAATCGATAAAGAGAAGTGGATTGGATTAAAAAAATCTTTAACAAAACGTTTAGAAGAATTAAATAGTGAGAAAAAATGA
- a CDS encoding TolC family protein yields the protein MKILFIFSSLIFSSICLPQLDKSFTLKEILKLSENLDEISEMKFEAQKSQLDSEIIKGNYNPKFEVVAGIGPITEAYGNAISSQNSKITDVKNWNAVFQFSIGANYPIYTWGQKNDYLEAARLNELIGTEKVNAALNEIKYKIKETYSAHLLTNNLIDLASETLSEIDEILAKVSNKDVTYRLNILKYQLESKKTELLNHLKLSESAFKYFTNDESQETKITLKDKWLEYNKRELNELKHYLQILESSRPELKQIDYGISAKNLLSNAVKKSNLPQFGAYIKYQYSYTSAREPQDSVYAYDPYNENRAVGGIGVKWNFDLGITNGQSAKHKVESIQLKSKKIDAFKKLSLLVKKNWIQIKTLEQNIKDTSKAMKFAKKLLQRTLAAGTFGLSNSKSIVDSYEERILTYKDYVQKIHEYNMAWANLSLSVGQEVDPLLLE from the coding sequence ATGAAAATATTATTTATTTTTTCCTCCCTTATTTTCTCCTCTATTTGCCTACCCCAACTAGATAAATCTTTTACATTAAAAGAAATCCTTAAACTATCTGAAAATCTGGATGAAATTTCTGAAATGAAATTTGAAGCTCAAAAATCCCAATTAGATTCTGAAATCATTAAGGGTAATTATAATCCAAAATTTGAAGTCGTTGCCGGAATTGGGCCCATTACAGAGGCCTATGGAAACGCAATAAGTTCTCAAAACTCTAAAATTACAGATGTAAAAAACTGGAATGCAGTCTTTCAATTCAGTATTGGTGCAAATTATCCTATTTATACATGGGGACAAAAAAACGATTATCTTGAGGCGGCCCGATTAAATGAATTAATAGGTACAGAAAAAGTTAATGCCGCTTTAAACGAAATCAAATATAAAATAAAAGAGACCTACTCTGCACATTTACTCACAAACAATCTTATAGACTTAGCGTCTGAAACACTCAGTGAAATCGATGAAATTTTGGCAAAAGTTTCCAACAAAGATGTTACCTACAGGTTAAATATATTAAAATATCAACTTGAATCTAAAAAAACTGAATTATTAAATCATCTCAAACTATCTGAAAGTGCTTTCAAATATTTTACAAATGATGAAAGTCAAGAAACTAAAATTACTCTCAAAGACAAATGGTTAGAGTACAACAAAAGAGAACTTAATGAACTAAAGCATTATTTACAGATTTTAGAAAGTTCACGTCCTGAACTTAAGCAAATTGATTACGGTATTTCAGCTAAAAACCTTTTATCTAATGCTGTTAAAAAGTCGAACCTCCCACAATTTGGGGCCTATATAAAATACCAATATTCTTACACAAGTGCCCGAGAACCTCAAGATAGCGTATATGCATACGATCCATATAATGAAAACCGGGCAGTAGGAGGAATTGGTGTAAAATGGAATTTTGATTTAGGCATTACAAATGGCCAGTCGGCCAAACACAAAGTAGAATCTATTCAATTAAAATCGAAAAAAATTGATGCCTTCAAGAAATTGTCCTTACTCGTAAAAAAGAATTGGATTCAAATTAAAACATTAGAACAAAATATTAAAGACACATCTAAGGCAATGAAATTTGCCAAAAAATTATTACAACGAACACTAGCTGCTGGAACTTTTGGATTATCAAATTCAAAAAGCATTGTTGATTCTTATGAAGAAAGAATTTTAACATACAAAGATTATGTACAAAAGATCCACGAATATAATATGGCCTGGGCAAATCTTTCACTTTCAGTTGGCCAGGAAGTTGATCCGTTACTCTTAGAATAA